ATAAAGCATACTATGAACTTGGCGACAAGAAAGCACTAGATATACTTAATCAATATTTTAGCAACTAAACACTCATGGGAAGCTCTCCCATGAGTAAATTTACATCTTATAAAATCTGCCAGAGCTCTTTATCTTCGTCACTTGCCTCGTTTGCTTCGTTTGCTTTTTGAACTAAAGCATTTAGTCTTTTAAGCAGCGCATCAAGTTTTTGATTTAGCACTGGCACTTCAGACTTCTTTTTTGTCACTATGTCTTGCTTTATGAGTAAAGAGCGCCTTTTAAATAGCTGCTCGTTATATACCAAAATTTCATTATCTCCAAGATCTACATTAGTAAAACTACTACCGATGCCAATCTCTTTTTGATAGCTTAGCTCAGCCTTTAAAAGGTCATTTTCATCTATAAATATAGGCGAGGCTTTATAAATTTTACCATCGTGGTAATACTCAAATTTTTTTAACTTGCTAAAGTCTTTATCCTCTCCGCTGGCATATTGTCTGACCGAGTTTTTAAAGAAGTATTGATTGGTTAAATTTCCCACCAGCTCTTTATATCTTGAGTCGCCACCAAGGCTACTTTTTAGCACATCTTCATTTTGAAAGGCAAGTATGAGCTCGACTCTAGCCTCTCTTAGCACGTCAGCGTGTAGGTCCGTTAATGGATTTAGCACACGCTGCGCTTCATCTATAAAGATACTAACTGGCACCTTCTCTTCGTTTGCTATGCGTTGCGCCATATTTGAAAGGGTGGAATTTAGCATAAGCTCTACCGCACTATCCTTTAGCCCTTGAGAATTTACAACGACTATCTTTCCTTCATTTAGTAGCTTGCTTATGCTGTTGCCATGATAGTTTAGCATCTCATCATCGGCTATGCTTTGCAAGGCAAAAAGCATAAATGTGTAGTTTGAAAAAAGCCTTGCTTTTTGTGACTCTTCATCATTTCTTACACCTTCATACTCCTTAAAAGCTTGTATGAAATTTTCAGATTTGTCATTAAACTCGCCTAATGCCCAAATTTTCTCATTTAAAGAGCTAACCAAATGTCTTCTTTTGCTTATACCTTTTGCAAATGCTGTGTCGCTTTTTACATGATCATCTACCAGCTTAACTAAGGCATAAAATTTTTTAAAGTCATCTAGCTGCTGGGTTGATTTGCATAAATTTGCAAAGCTTGGCTTTATATCTTTTGCTCTATTTTCTATATATGGGTTGCAAAAACCTTGCTCTGTAAGGTCACATATCGCCTTCATCGTTGAAAGAGACTTTGTAGCGATATTTGCCGCTAAATTTCCCCAAAAAGGATCACGCTTTGTGCCAAATGTCTTTTGAAAGAAATTCATCAATAAACTCTCACTTGCATCATCCATTATGTTTATTTTGTTCCCCCATGGCACGTTTATCATTACTACATCTTTTAGCCTGCCATGCTTCTTGGCTAGAAATTTAACCTTTTTATGCTCAACTCCTTTGTAGTCAAAGACAAGCATCCCATGCCCTACTTTTATACGCTCATCCATCGCTGGCAGGATCGCTGAAGTGGTCTTACCGCAACCTGTTTGCCCTGTTATCATCGCATGCGTAAAGCTTATAGGTATGCTAAGAGCGTTTGAAGCAGCAGGGAGGGCTGCACCTTTTGTATTATTAATTAGTGAAAAAACTGACATATTATTCTCCTTTATTAGTTGGTATTATTTCATTGGCTAGGCCATAAGCAATGGCTGATGATGCGTCTATATAGCAGTCTCTATCTGTGATCTGCTCTATCTTTGATATCTCTAGGTTGCTGTTAGCCCTTATCATCTCATTGACTTTTGATTTGATTTTTAAAATTTGATTTGCGATTAGTTCGATGTCGCTTGCCTGACCTGATGCGCCACCAAGAGGCTGATGAAGCATGAGGCTTGAGTTTGGCAACATATAGCGCTTATCTCCGTTTAAAAATATGAGTGCAGACATAGAGGCAGCTAACCCCACGCAAAATGTATTGATTGGTGATTTTATGGTCTTCATAAAGTCGATTAGTCCAAAGCCATCATATATCGAGCCTCCAGGGCCACTTATATATATGTTTATATCGCTTTGATCTACGCTGTCAAGATACAAAAGTGTCTTTTGTGTAGTTAGGCAAATTTCTTGATCGATCTGCCCATATAAAAAGATATTTCTATTAGCTAGTAAGCTCATGTGAATGTCGTTGAAATTTAGCTTGTCAAACTCTGCCATCTTCTCTCCTTATTTTTGGTTTTTGTGAGAGAAGTTTAAGATAGTAGATGAGTCTTTAAATTCCACCTATTGCTTCTAGAACCGGTGGCTTGGTCGTTTATAAAAGCTCTAGATCGTCTATGTGATGTCCTAAAGCAGGGGATCTTTTTTCATCGATGAATAAATTTAAGCTTTTTCCAAGAATATCCTCGAAGTAAATTTTAGCTAGCTCTTTAGAGTTTTTATATTTAAACGGAGTATGCACGGCAAGATATAGTCCGTAGATATCATCTATAAGCCACTGCCTTGCGTATCTATCTTTGTTTATTTCAAAATTTTTGTAAGAAAGGTCATTTTTTAGATTATCTAGCTCCTTTTTAAATTTGCTTAATACAAAGATATTTTCATCTTTAAGGGATTTATATATAAGCTCAGGATCTAAAAGCAAGCTATCATCTAAAGATCTTAAGCGCTTTTTAGTAGGGGTGGTTTTTATTTTTATAACATTTTGCTTTATCTTCCAAATTTCATCATAAATTTGATCAAAATTTCCAAAAAATGCGGGTGAAAATATAACCAAAGCATCATCTTCTCTAAAGCTTATATATCTATCTTTAAAAATTTCAAGTTCAAAAATTTCTGATCCCATATTGCTAAAAACTAGCGTTTGATTGTCCCTATCTATCCCCATCACAAAGCCTCTTTTTATGATCAAAACATTCATGGATTTTAAAAATCTCTGAACTTTTGCCTCGTCATAAACATAGCTTAAAAGATAAAGCGTCATATCATCTGGCTGGCTACTTGAAAAGCCTTTGTATTCGCAATCCCAAAGGTAGCAACCTGGGCTTAAACACATCATTATAAAAGCAGCATCTTGCATATATGCAAATTTTTTATCATCAACTATTGACCTACTTTTTAGAGATTTTACATGCTTTTCTAGGTATTCATTTGGAGCTAGGATGTAACTATTTTTATCATTTATATGCTGTTTTTGGCTCGGTACTAAATTTTGATCTAGCTTTATAATCGCAAAAAACTCTTCACATACTTCTTTTAGCTTTTTATTTATCTGCTTTCTTTTGCTGTCTATTTTTTCATCAAAATTTTTGATGTAGCCACGAAGTCTTGGCACATTTACTATTAGATCTTCGTCTTTACCACAAACTTTGCAAACTTCATCCATAAATTTTTTAGTCTGTCTATCTCTTTTTTTGTCAACCATCTTTTTAAGTATAGATAGATCATTTTCTTTACTAAAATCATAAAATTTACTAACAAAAAGAGAGAGTGCATATGTATTTACAAGAGAGTTTAAAATAGGTGTTTGATCTATTTTAAGGTTTTTATCTGGTTGCCTTTTACTTCCATCATTAAAAAGATCATATTCAACCTTGAATGACATATTTTATCCTTGTAAATAAAATAAGCAAATTCTATCAATATTTCATTGTTTTAATATAAAAATCTGAATAAAACTGATGAGCTACTAAATTTAAATTTGTCTTATCAATTAATCTATAAAGAGAGCTGAAAATAAAACATATATTTATACAATTTAAGTATTCAGTAAGAATAATTCTTATATTATTTTTCGCTTAGTAAATAAATTTCAAACATGGAACTAGTTATGAAAGATCTTTTTAAAATAGTAGTTTTTGTCGCTTTTTCTTTAAATTTCTTATATGCAAAAGCTACGATACTAGTAGATGGCTACACAAAAAAATTGCTTTTTATGAACTTAAAAGATGGTGGCACTATCTATGTAGATAACGAAAAAAGAGGAGTGACATCTTTAAAAGAGCCAACGTCCATTTTAGCTGAAAATGGTAAGCATGAGATAAAAGTATGCTTTCCAGATGGGAAAAGCACAACACATAAAATATGCGGAGAGCAAAATGTCACCCTATCGGACAATGAACAAATCAATATAAAAATAAAAGCAGACAAACATACCGAGATGTCGCCGCTAGAAAAAAATGAAGCAAAATGTCAATATGGGGACTTAGGGGGTTGTATTGTTTTGGGGATGAACTATTATAGTGATAAAAATACACAAGACTATAAAAAAGCAGATGAGCTATACCAAAAAGCTTGTGATGGCGGAAATATGAGCGGTTGTGTTGATGTTGGTTTTGCTTATATGTATGGCAAAGGTGTAGAAAAAGACACCAAAAAAGCGATAGATCTTTTTAAGAAAGCTTGTGAAAAAGGTGAAATGAGTGGCTGCGTCGTTTTAGCAGATGCATTTGAACATGGCAAATGGGTAAAAAAAGATCCTGTAGAGGCTATGCGCCTATATGAAAATGCTTGTAATGGAGGCAATATGGCAGGTTGCGTTAAATTAGGGATCGCATATAAACATGGAACATGTGGTATAAAAAGCGTTTCAGAAGCAACAAAACTGTTTGAAAAAGTTTGCGATAGTGGGTATGAATGGGGATGCTACTATTTAAATCAGTTAAAATCTCAAAGATATTACTAGAGCCATATAAAAGGCTTTAGATAACGTAAAACTAACTAAAAGGGCGAGCAATCGCCCATCTTTTTATAAATTTTCATATTTTTTAAATTTGTTTTTAATCACTTAAGGCAAAAAAACAAATTTAAAATAAGACAAAAACGGCAAAAGGCTCCGTAAATTCAGCGTCAAAGAAATATGCAAATTTTGCATATTTACTTAAAAGAAAATTAAAAAAAAATATTAGTTTTAAAAATAATTTTATATTCTAAGGTATATAATAACCGAGTTATTAGAAATATTACTTGAAAGGAAATCTATGCAAAAGATTGTTCAAACAACCTGTCCGTATTGCGGAACTGGTTGCGGCATAGACCTTATCGTAGAAAACGGTAGGATAGTCGATGCAAAGCCGACTGAGAACCACCATGTAAATGATGGCGAGTTGTGCTTAAAAGGTATGTTTGGTTGGGAATTTGTAAATTCTCCAAAACGTTTAACTAAACCAATGATGAGAAAACTAAACGGAGAGTTTAACAAAGAGGGCAAACTTGAAGAGGTTAGCTTTGAAGAGGTTTATGAATTTTTAGGAAAGACTTTTAAAAATAGCGTAGAAAAATATGGTCCAAGCTCTATCATGGGCTTTAGTTCAGCTCGTTCAAACAACGAAGATAACTATGTATTTCAAAAATTCTTTCGTGCTTTAGGAAGTAACAACGTAGATCACTGCGCTCGTCTTTGACACGCTCCAACAGTGGCAGGTCTTGCCAGCACCCTTGGAAACGGAACAATGACAAACGATCTTGTTGAGTTTGCGACTGATACAGATGTATTTTTACTAATAGGCACAAACACAAGCGAGTGCCACCCGATCATTGCTATGCAGATGCAAAGAGGTTTAGAGCGTGGTGCAAAAATGATCGTTGTGGATCCAAAACGCACCGATATGGCTAAAAAAGCCGATATATTCTTGCAAATTCCAGTTGGCTCAAACATCAAAACACTAAACACAATGATGAACGTCATCATCTCTGAAAATTTACAAGATAGTGAATTTATCGAAAAATATGCAGAGGGTTTTGAGTATCTAAAAGAAGCCGTAAAAGACTTCACTCCTGAGAGATTTGAGCGTGAGACTGGCGTCAAAAAAGAGCTTATCACTGAGGCTGCTAGGATGTATGCAAAAGCTGGCAGTGCTGCTATTTGCTACACTATGGGTATCACTCAGTTTAGCGACGGTACATCAAATGTATTCTCGCTTTCAAATTTAGCGATCCTAACAGGAAATTTAGGTAAAAAAGGCGCTGGAGTAAATCCGCTTCGTGGACAAAACAACGTTCAAGGCTCATGCGATATGGGCGCACTACCTAACGTCATCCCAGCAGGTGCAGTAAATAGCGCTTACGCGCAAGAGCAAGCTCGCAAAGTTTGGCACTTCGAGCTTAATCCAGTGCCTGGCTTTAAACTAACATACGCACCTGATAAGATGGATAGCGGCGAGCTAAAAGTGCTTTACGTTTACGGCGAAAACCCTGTTATGAGTGACCCTTGGACAGAGCACTTTGTGCATGCTACGCACCACCTAGACTGCTTTATCGTGCAAGATCTATTCTTTACTGAAAGTGCTCAAAAGGCTGACGTTGTCCTACCTGCAGCTGGTTGGGGTGAGAAAGAT
Above is a window of Campylobacter concisus DNA encoding:
- a CDS encoding ClpP family protease, which produces MAEFDKLNFNDIHMSLLANRNIFLYGQIDQEICLTTQKTLLYLDSVDQSDINIYISGPGGSIYDGFGLIDFMKTIKSPINTFCVGLAASMSALIFLNGDKRYMLPNSSLMLHQPLGGASGQASDIELIANQILKIKSKVNEMIRANSNLEISKIEQITDRDCYIDASSAIAYGLANEIIPTNKGE
- a CDS encoding tetratricopeptide repeat protein; the protein is MKDLFKIVVFVAFSLNFLYAKATILVDGYTKKLLFMNLKDGGTIYVDNEKRGVTSLKEPTSILAENGKHEIKVCFPDGKSTTHKICGEQNVTLSDNEQINIKIKADKHTEMSPLEKNEAKCQYGDLGGCIVLGMNYYSDKNTQDYKKADELYQKACDGGNMSGCVDVGFAYMYGKGVEKDTKKAIDLFKKACEKGEMSGCVVLADAFEHGKWVKKDPVEAMRLYENACNGGNMAGCVKLGIAYKHGTCGIKSVSEATKLFEKVCDSGYEWGCYYLNQLKSQRYY
- a CDS encoding molybdopterin oxidoreductase family protein, with protein sequence MQKIVQTTCPYCGTGCGIDLIVENGRIVDAKPTENHHVNDGELCLKGMFGWEFVNSPKRLTKPMMRKLNGEFNKEGKLEEVSFEEVYEFLGKTFKNSVEKYGPSSIMGFSSARSNNEDNYVFQKFFRALGSNNVDHCARLUHAPTVAGLASTLGNGTMTNDLVEFATDTDVFLLIGTNTSECHPIIAMQMQRGLERGAKMIVVDPKRTDMAKKADIFLQIPVGSNIKTLNTMMNVIISENLQDSEFIEKYAEGFEYLKEAVKDFTPERFERETGVKKELITEAARMYAKAGSAAICYTMGITQFSDGTSNVFSLSNLAILTGNLGKKGAGVNPLRGQNNVQGSCDMGALPNVIPAGAVNSAYAQEQARKVWHFELNPVPGFKLTYAPDKMDSGELKVLYVYGENPVMSDPWTEHFVHATHHLDCFIVQDLFFTESAQKADVVLPAAGWGEKDGTFINTSRRVQRTRKASEPVGGVEPDWKVVCNIAKAMGLEGFDFLSAEEVWDELRKLMPKFFGGISYYRLEKLGGISWPCPDEDHPGTPDLYTDHKSMLPDGKFRLAPVLYADDKDKRASMEAEFKAKMHIPDGYPVGSGAMSEVPDEVYPCLFTTGRKVYHYHTGTMTRECPPLEYGAGIEGPLIEVSPDIARERELEDGCYAMVENKRGRIAAKLRVNPDLRESTIFTTFHYSEADGNELANAQDHDPLSGITPLKITIANIKRLSEEEYIAFRQQNEMSMHSEKPYLSPVRS